One window of Dendropsophus ebraccatus isolate aDenEbr1 chromosome 13, aDenEbr1.pat, whole genome shotgun sequence genomic DNA carries:
- the LOC138770371 gene encoding zinc finger protein 300-like isoform X1 → MRKASRSRDLTMDQEVTPKGDTKDEQGTSVQQNGAESEPITTEPVSPGGHQSSSQNDEEDTKKHKPNRTQQTLRCRKSTKQKNTERNPSKKSTYCKEPDNALENGSSPESKAESENENEEDEEKNSRKPRLRKSPAESKYRNKKRNKDSMEISKFTIPYTAYKVQKTYVCTECGRSCISSSHLIIHQRSHTGERPFSCNDCGKSFARKSSLVIHERIHTGERPYTCTHCEKSFTSSATLSTHIRIHTGERPYVCWECGKSFTSNSSLFIHNRTHTGEKPYICVECGKTFSCTSALVIHKRSHTGEKPFTCEECGKSFADNSRLVKHKAAHTGDWAFVCTVCGKGFTCYSNLNVHQRSHTGERPYACNKCDKRFALNRDLVRHQTTHTGERPYACSECGKCFTRKAHLTTHVKIHSRVKTVTLAD, encoded by the exons AGATCTAACCATGGACCAGGAGGTGACACCTAAGGGCGACACCAAAGACGAACAAGGCACAAGTGTCCAACAGAACGGAGCGGAGTCTGAGCCCATCACAA CGGAACCTGTCTCACCAGGCGGACATCAGTCTTCATCTCAGAATGATGAGGAAGATACAAAGAAGCATAAACCTAACCGTACTCAACAAACATTAAGGTGCAGGAAGTcaaccaaacaaaaaaacactgagAGAAATCCAAGTAAGAAATCTACTTACTGTAAGGAACCGGATAATGCCTTAGAGAACGGGAGTTCTCCAGAAAGCAAAGCAGAAAGTGAAAATGAAAATGAAGAGGACGAAGAGAAGAACAGCAGGAAGCCTCGTCTACGGAAATCACCTGCGGAGTCTAAATATAGGAATAAGAAACGGAACAAAGATTCTATGGAGATCTCAAAGTTCACTATCCCTTATACCGCTTACAAGGTGCAGAAAACCTATGTATGCACTGAATGTGGCCGAAGCTGCATCTCAAGTTCTCACCTCATCATCCATCAGAGGTCCCACACCGGAGAACGGCCTTTCTCTTGTAATGACTGTGGAAAAAGTTTTGCCCGCAAATCTTCTCTGGTCATACACGAAAGGATCCACACAGGAGAACGGCCATACACTTGCACGCATTGTGAGAAGAGCTTTACCAGCAGTGCCACGCTCTCTACTCACATAAGGATCCACACTGGAGAGAGGCCTTATGTCTGCTGGGAGTGCGGGAAAAGCTTTACCAGTAACTCATCCCTGTTTATACATAACaggactcacacaggagagaagccatacatCTGCGTAGAATGCGGGAAGACTTTTTCATGCACGTCCGCTCTTGTTATACACAAGAGGTCTCAtactggggagaagccattcaCCTGCGAAGAGTGTGGAAAAAGTTTTGCCGATAACTCTCGACTTGTGAAACATAAAGCTGCTCATACCGGTGACTGGGCTTTTGTCTGTACTGTGTGCGGTAAAGGATTCACTTGCTACTCCAACCTTAATGTCCACCAGAGGTCACACACGGGGGAAAGACCATACGCATGTAACAAGTGCGACAAGAGGTTTGCTCTCAACAGGGATCTTGTCCGCCATCAGACAACCCACACCGGTGAAAGACCCTATGCTTGTTCCGAGTGTGGCAAGTGTTTCACTCGTAAGGCTCACCTGACCACCCACGTCAAAATCCATTCACGTGTAAAAACAGTCACATTGGCCGATTGA
- the LOC138770371 gene encoding zinc finger protein 300-like isoform X2 — translation MGDLTMDQEVTPKGDTKDEQGTSVQQNGAESEPITTEPVSPGGHQSSSQNDEEDTKKHKPNRTQQTLRCRKSTKQKNTERNPSKKSTYCKEPDNALENGSSPESKAESENENEEDEEKNSRKPRLRKSPAESKYRNKKRNKDSMEISKFTIPYTAYKVQKTYVCTECGRSCISSSHLIIHQRSHTGERPFSCNDCGKSFARKSSLVIHERIHTGERPYTCTHCEKSFTSSATLSTHIRIHTGERPYVCWECGKSFTSNSSLFIHNRTHTGEKPYICVECGKTFSCTSALVIHKRSHTGEKPFTCEECGKSFADNSRLVKHKAAHTGDWAFVCTVCGKGFTCYSNLNVHQRSHTGERPYACNKCDKRFALNRDLVRHQTTHTGERPYACSECGKCFTRKAHLTTHVKIHSRVKTVTLAD, via the exons AGATCTAACCATGGACCAGGAGGTGACACCTAAGGGCGACACCAAAGACGAACAAGGCACAAGTGTCCAACAGAACGGAGCGGAGTCTGAGCCCATCACAA CGGAACCTGTCTCACCAGGCGGACATCAGTCTTCATCTCAGAATGATGAGGAAGATACAAAGAAGCATAAACCTAACCGTACTCAACAAACATTAAGGTGCAGGAAGTcaaccaaacaaaaaaacactgagAGAAATCCAAGTAAGAAATCTACTTACTGTAAGGAACCGGATAATGCCTTAGAGAACGGGAGTTCTCCAGAAAGCAAAGCAGAAAGTGAAAATGAAAATGAAGAGGACGAAGAGAAGAACAGCAGGAAGCCTCGTCTACGGAAATCACCTGCGGAGTCTAAATATAGGAATAAGAAACGGAACAAAGATTCTATGGAGATCTCAAAGTTCACTATCCCTTATACCGCTTACAAGGTGCAGAAAACCTATGTATGCACTGAATGTGGCCGAAGCTGCATCTCAAGTTCTCACCTCATCATCCATCAGAGGTCCCACACCGGAGAACGGCCTTTCTCTTGTAATGACTGTGGAAAAAGTTTTGCCCGCAAATCTTCTCTGGTCATACACGAAAGGATCCACACAGGAGAACGGCCATACACTTGCACGCATTGTGAGAAGAGCTTTACCAGCAGTGCCACGCTCTCTACTCACATAAGGATCCACACTGGAGAGAGGCCTTATGTCTGCTGGGAGTGCGGGAAAAGCTTTACCAGTAACTCATCCCTGTTTATACATAACaggactcacacaggagagaagccatacatCTGCGTAGAATGCGGGAAGACTTTTTCATGCACGTCCGCTCTTGTTATACACAAGAGGTCTCAtactggggagaagccattcaCCTGCGAAGAGTGTGGAAAAAGTTTTGCCGATAACTCTCGACTTGTGAAACATAAAGCTGCTCATACCGGTGACTGGGCTTTTGTCTGTACTGTGTGCGGTAAAGGATTCACTTGCTACTCCAACCTTAATGTCCACCAGAGGTCACACACGGGGGAAAGACCATACGCATGTAACAAGTGCGACAAGAGGTTTGCTCTCAACAGGGATCTTGTCCGCCATCAGACAACCCACACCGGTGAAAGACCCTATGCTTGTTCCGAGTGTGGCAAGTGTTTCACTCGTAAGGCTCACCTGACCACCCACGTCAAAATCCATTCACGTGTAAAAACAGTCACATTGGCCGATTGA
- the LOC138770371 gene encoding zinc finger protein 300-like isoform X3 has product MDQEVTPKGDTKDEQGTSVQQNGAESEPITTEPVSPGGHQSSSQNDEEDTKKHKPNRTQQTLRCRKSTKQKNTERNPSKKSTYCKEPDNALENGSSPESKAESENENEEDEEKNSRKPRLRKSPAESKYRNKKRNKDSMEISKFTIPYTAYKVQKTYVCTECGRSCISSSHLIIHQRSHTGERPFSCNDCGKSFARKSSLVIHERIHTGERPYTCTHCEKSFTSSATLSTHIRIHTGERPYVCWECGKSFTSNSSLFIHNRTHTGEKPYICVECGKTFSCTSALVIHKRSHTGEKPFTCEECGKSFADNSRLVKHKAAHTGDWAFVCTVCGKGFTCYSNLNVHQRSHTGERPYACNKCDKRFALNRDLVRHQTTHTGERPYACSECGKCFTRKAHLTTHVKIHSRVKTVTLAD; this is encoded by the exons ATGGACCAGGAGGTGACACCTAAGGGCGACACCAAAGACGAACAAGGCACAAGTGTCCAACAGAACGGAGCGGAGTCTGAGCCCATCACAA CGGAACCTGTCTCACCAGGCGGACATCAGTCTTCATCTCAGAATGATGAGGAAGATACAAAGAAGCATAAACCTAACCGTACTCAACAAACATTAAGGTGCAGGAAGTcaaccaaacaaaaaaacactgagAGAAATCCAAGTAAGAAATCTACTTACTGTAAGGAACCGGATAATGCCTTAGAGAACGGGAGTTCTCCAGAAAGCAAAGCAGAAAGTGAAAATGAAAATGAAGAGGACGAAGAGAAGAACAGCAGGAAGCCTCGTCTACGGAAATCACCTGCGGAGTCTAAATATAGGAATAAGAAACGGAACAAAGATTCTATGGAGATCTCAAAGTTCACTATCCCTTATACCGCTTACAAGGTGCAGAAAACCTATGTATGCACTGAATGTGGCCGAAGCTGCATCTCAAGTTCTCACCTCATCATCCATCAGAGGTCCCACACCGGAGAACGGCCTTTCTCTTGTAATGACTGTGGAAAAAGTTTTGCCCGCAAATCTTCTCTGGTCATACACGAAAGGATCCACACAGGAGAACGGCCATACACTTGCACGCATTGTGAGAAGAGCTTTACCAGCAGTGCCACGCTCTCTACTCACATAAGGATCCACACTGGAGAGAGGCCTTATGTCTGCTGGGAGTGCGGGAAAAGCTTTACCAGTAACTCATCCCTGTTTATACATAACaggactcacacaggagagaagccatacatCTGCGTAGAATGCGGGAAGACTTTTTCATGCACGTCCGCTCTTGTTATACACAAGAGGTCTCAtactggggagaagccattcaCCTGCGAAGAGTGTGGAAAAAGTTTTGCCGATAACTCTCGACTTGTGAAACATAAAGCTGCTCATACCGGTGACTGGGCTTTTGTCTGTACTGTGTGCGGTAAAGGATTCACTTGCTACTCCAACCTTAATGTCCACCAGAGGTCACACACGGGGGAAAGACCATACGCATGTAACAAGTGCGACAAGAGGTTTGCTCTCAACAGGGATCTTGTCCGCCATCAGACAACCCACACCGGTGAAAGACCCTATGCTTGTTCCGAGTGTGGCAAGTGTTTCACTCGTAAGGCTCACCTGACCACCCACGTCAAAATCCATTCACGTGTAAAAACAGTCACATTGGCCGATTGA
- the LOC138770371 gene encoding uncharacterized protein isoform X4, whose translation MQSTGEEVVPGHSDEGAQRGQGDNCAGQSGRATRFSYQENSVLISKVVEYYHQIIGQKATKVPKSRKKALWISITDAVNAVGPHLRSVDVCKKRYHDIKRHVKKKLSEAEKHKKSNGREPPGDVELTDYEEELRKILSTEMTDGAKIKGYIDTGLSSEMFQDLMGFGASPEHTADSDFGSTSSDENQEIIVTKVDPQDVEAMSTIEDVEKQGMLQDKSDLDIVDCEPLSDKTVKPEECVHCQGKAMQELGSSIQRLHAEVVAMNHMLDLLATNQEKAREDTARYREETARYRANKLRLLKEANEIAAKRLVKESSLETNSHRQHLQPGEGRPSNKRRTTLRTRGGASHARRGGKL comes from the exons ATGCAAAGTACTGGAGAGGAGGTTGTCCCTGGCCATTCAGATGAGGGTGCTCAGAGAGGGCAGGGAGACAATTGTGCCGGTCAGTCGGGAAGAGCCACTAGATTCTCCTATCAAGAAAACAGCGTCCTCATCTCTAAGGTGGTGGAGTATTACCATCAGATCATTGGCCAGAAGGCCACCAAGGTACCCAAATCCAGGAAGAAGGCTCTGTGGATTAGTATTACCGATGCAGTGAACGCCGTGGGCCCCCATCTGCGCAGTGTGGATGTCTGTAAGAAGAGATATCACGATATCAAGAGACACGTGAAAAAAAAGTTGTCCGAGGCCGAAAAACATAAGAAGTCGAATGGGAGAGAACCGCCAGGAGATGTAGAACTCACTGACTATGAGGAGGAACTGAGGAAAATTCTGAGCACTGAAATGACAGATGGTGCCAAGATCAAGGGATACATAGATACTGGCCTTTCCTCAG AAATGTTTCAGGACCTGATGGGCTTTGGGGCCTCTCCCGAGCACACAGCCGACAGCGACTTTGGTTCTACATCTTCCG ATGAGAATCAAGAAATCATAGTAACGAAAGTGGACCCTCAAGACGTTGAAGCAATGTCAACCATAGAGGACGTTGAAAAGCAGGGAATGTTACAGGATAAATCTGATTTGGACATTGTAGACTGTGAACCTTTGTCTGACAAAACGGTAAAACCTGAAGAATGTGTGCATTGTCAAGGTAAAGCTATGCAAGAATTGGGCAGCAGTATACAGCGCTTACATGCAGAGGTGGTGGCCATGAACCACATGCTGGACCTTCTAGCTACCAACCAAGAAAAAGCAAGAGAGGACACTGCGCGCTATCGAGAAGAGACGGCGCGCTATCGGGCTAATAAGCTCAGACTTCTCAAGGAAGCCAATGAAATTGCAGCCAAAAGGCTTGTAAAGGAATCCTCCTTGGAGACTAACTCTCACCGTCAACACCTTCAACCAGGAGAAGGCAGGCCAAGTAACAAGAGGAGGACTACCTTACGTACAAGGGGAGGAGCTTCTCACGCTCGGAGAGGAGGGAAattataa